The genomic DNA GAAGCTGAAGATCGGCGTGGTCAGCTTGTTGCGCCCGAGCAGGGCGCGCAACGCGATCGCGCTCGACATCGCGTCGGGGTCGGGATCGTCCTGCAACAGGATTGCGACGCGGTCGCCTTCGGAGACCAGCGCGCGCAGCTCCTTGATCTTCTGTTTGGTGTAGGATTCGTCCATGCAAGGGGAAACGCCCGGGCCCGCGCGCAGCATAGGGCTACGGGCGCCGACAGCTCAGAGCTTTATGCCAGGTTAAACGCTTGCAGTTGCGTGGGGATGGTCACTGCTATGGACCACACCCTTAACACGCCCGTCCCCGTCCATCAATGATATAACAGTAACCATCGGCGGAGGCGGATGTCAGATGGCGACCGACGAACAAAGTTGCGAACTCTGCCGGCGTCCGATAAAGGATTGGTTCCTGCGGCTGAGCGTGGAAGATCGGGGCGGCTTTCGTCAAGAAGCGTTAATCTGCGCTAATTGCGGCGTGAAGCTGCGTCTGGCCTCGGAAAAATCCCGCGACCTCCAGATCGACCCGTGGCTGCACGAGGCGGTCGCGCGTGTGCTCAAGGGCAGGGAATGAATGAAGTGGCGATGGCGGCGGAGCGCAAGCTACTTGACCTGTGGCCCTACGAGGAGGCGCGCCGGCTCGCCCTGCGTGTCGCCGACTATCCGCCGACGCGCGCGGTAATCTTCGAAAGCGGCTTCGGGCCCTCCGGCCTGCCCCATCTGGGCACGATGGGTGAGGTGCTGCGCCCGGCCTACGTCCAGCACGCCTTCAAGGTGCTGGCCGCCGTCGAGCCCGACAACCCCGCCTACCGCCATCCCAGTCGCCTCATCGTCTTCATCGACGACATGGACGGCCTGCGCAAGGTGCCCGAGAGCATCCCCAACCGCGAGCCGACCGCCCGCTACCTCGGCCAGCCCGTCTCGCGCATCCCCGACCCGTTCGGCGACTGCCATCCGAGCTTCGCCGGCCACATGATCGGGCTGCTGGCGGAGTTCCTGGCGCCGGTCGAGGTCGAATACGAGCTGATGCGCTCGAGCGAGGTGTACGCGGGCGGACGCTTCGACGACGCCTTGCGCCTCATCCTCGCTAGGCACGACGAGATTATCCGGATCGTCACGCCGACGTTGCGCGAGGAGAACCGGCGCGGATGGTCACCGTTCATGCCGCTTTGCCCGGCGTGCGGTCAGATAAACTCGACCCTCGTGACCGCGTACCATCCCGAGCGCGCCACGGTCGAATTCTCCTGCGAGCGCAGCTTCGGCGGCTCCCACGGATGCGGCTTTGGCGGCGAACAGAGCGTGCTCGGCGGCAGGGCCAAGGTGCAATGGAAGGTAGATTGGGCGCTGCGATGGTACGTGCTGGGGGTCGATTACGAGCTGTACGGCAAGGACTTGATCGATTCGGCGCGGCTGTCGGGACAGATCCTGCGGCTGCTCGGCGGGCGGCCGCCGCTCGGCTTCCCGTTCGAGATGTATCTCGACGAGGAGGGGCACAAGGTTTCCAAGTCGATCGGGCGCGGGGTCGGGGTCGAGCAATGGCGGCGCTATGCGCCGATCGAGGTGCTCAAATATTTCCTCATCCTCAACCCGCGGCGCGCGCGCAAGCTCTTCCTCGAAGCGATTCCGCAGTATGTGGACGAGTATCTCGACGCGCTCCAGCGATGGGCTGCGGCGGAGCCGGAGACGGCGCGGCGCAACTCGGAACTGGAGTTCGTGCTCCAGAGCCAAAGCGTGCGCCGCTTCAACTCGACCCTCCGTTTCGGGCTAATCATGAACTTGGTCGCCGCGCTCGGCACCGCCGACCGCGAGCTCATCTGGCGCTACCTTGCGCACTACGACCCCGGAATCGAGGGCGACCCGGAAACCGCAAAGATGGCGCGGACGCTGATGGAATGCGCGCTGAACTTCTACCGCGACTTCGTCGAGCCGACCAAGCGCCCCTACACGCCGAGCGACGGCGAGCGCGAGCAGCTCGCGGCGCTGCGTGACTGGCTCGTGCGCCACGCCGGCGCCGGTGCCGACGAGATCGAAAAGGCGATTTACGAGCTCGGCCGCGCGCACTACGACAAGCCGGGCCAGATTTTTCCGCTGCTCTACCGCGTGCTGCTTGGCCAGGAGCGCGGCCCCCGCCTCGGCCCCTTCATCCGCCTGACCACCCCCGCCCGCGTCGCCGAGATCGTCTCGGCCGCGCTCAACTGATCGCGCCAGCCTCAGGGCGGGCGTCCCAGCCTGCCGGTGTATTGATTTGAGCAGTCGCGAGCCCGAGCCAGCGTTTAGACGAACTCGGCGAAGATGGAGTCGGCGAGCTCTAGCCCGCGCTCGCTCAGCAAGACGCGTCCCGCCTCGCGGCGAATCAGGCCGCCCTCGACCAAAGGCGCGGCCCGCGCGCCGAAGACCTCATCGAAGGTGCAGTTGAAGCGCGATTGGAAATCGCCGAGCGCGAAGCCCGCGCGCAGGCGCAGGTTGAGGAAAACGAATTCGCCCATCGCGCTCCGCGCGTCAACCTCCTCGGCACCCGCCTCCGCGATACCCTCCCCAAGCGCGCGCTCGATATAGCGGGCGGGCATCCGCTCGTTCCACCATCGCCGGCTGCCGCCTGAAGCGTGTGTGAAGCTGTGCGCGCCCGCGCCCAAGCCGAGGTAGCTCTCCGCGCGCCAGTAGCTGAGGTTGTGGCGCGCTTCATGGCCGAGCGGCGCGTAATTGGAGATCTCGTACATCATGTAGCCGCGGCGCGGCAGCTCACGGCGTACGGCGGCGTACATCTCGGCCTGGCGGTCCGAGTCGAGCGGGCGGATGCGTCCGCGCTTCATATCGGCGAAAAACGCGGTGCCCTCCTCGAAGGTCAGGTTGTAGGCCGAAATATGGTCCGGCCCAAGCGCGACGGCCGCCTCGATATCCGCCAGCACGTCATCCACGCTCTGCCCGGGGACGGCGAAGATGAGGTCAAGGTTGAGCCGCGCGAAGCCCGCGCCATGGGCAAGGCGCACCGCCGTGCGGGTGTCGTCGGCGCTGTGGATGCGGCCGAGCAAGTTGAGCGTCGCCGGATTGAACGACTGCGCGCCGAAACTTATCCGGTTGACCCCAGCGGCGCGCATACCGCGCAGCTTCGCGCCGTCCACCGTGCCCGGATTCGCCTCCAGCGTTATTTCCGCGCCGTCTTCGATTCCGAAGCTGCGCTCGGCCGCCGCGATAACCGTGGCGATCGACTCCGGGCGGAAGAGCGACGGCGTGCCGCCGCCGAAGAAAATCGTCTTGACGCGGCGCCCGGTCCACGCCGGCTCGGCCGCCCGCCCGCGCATCTCGCTGGCGAGCGCGCGCACATAGGCATCCTCGGGCCAGCTCGCAGCGGCGTACGAATTGAAGTCGCAGTAGGGACACTTCGAGTGGCAGTAGGGGATGTGGACGTAGAGCGAGAACGCCGCGCCGCCGATACAACTGTCGGTAGGGGTCATGCCACTTGAGCCAAATTGTACGCTGGCCGGGAGCCACGGCGGTAGGGGCCTCGGTGAACGGCCGCTATCCAAGGCCCGGGCTGCAATGCGCGCTTTGCAGGCGGTTCGGGAGCACTTGCGTTGCGTGCTAGATCTCAACGAGGATTCGATGGTCGAGCGCAGGCGACATCGAAAAATGGAAAGGTCACGGCACGGTTCATGAACAGTCTCCTGGTCGCCAACCGCGGCGAGATCGCGATCCGCGTCATGCGCGCCGCCGCCGAGATGGGCATCCGCACGGTCGCGGTGTTCTCCGAGGACGACGCCCGCTCGCTGCATACGCGCAAGGCCGACGACGCGCGCGCGCTTCGCGGGATCGGCGCGGCCGCCTACCTCGACATTGAGCAGATCGTCGCCGTCGCGCGCGCTGCCGGATGCGACGCGATCCATCCGGGCTACGGCTTCCTCAGCGAGAATCCCACTTTCGCGCGCCGCTGCGCCGAGGAGGGGATGATGTTCGTTGGGCCGCGGCCCGAGATGCTCGAACTGTTCGGCGACAAGGTCAAGGCGCGCGCGCTGGCCGAGCGATGCGGCATACCGGTGTTGCCGGCCAGCGCCGGCGCGACCACCTTGGCGGAGGCGCGCGAGTTCCTGGCCGCGATGGGCGGCGGCGGCTCGATGGTGATCAAGGCAGTCAGCGGCGGCGGCGGGCGCGGAATGCGCGTGGTGCATCGGCTCGACGACGTCGAGGAGGCTTACAAACGATGCCAGTCGGAGGCGCGCGCCGCCTTCGGCAATCCCGACGTGTACGTCGAGCGCCTGATGCCGCGCGCGCGGCACGTCGAGGTCCAGATCGTCGGCGACGGGACCGGCGCGGCCATCCATCTATGGGAGCGCGAATGTACGATCCAGCGGCGCCATCAGAAGCTCGTCGAGATCGCGCCCAGCGCCGGCCTGCCCGAGCGGCTGCGCGTACGCCTGCTCAACGCCGCGGTCCAGCTCGCCGAATCCACACGCTACAACAACCTCGGCACCTTCGAGTTCCTGGTTGACGCTTCGGCGCCCGACGCCGAGCCGGCCTTCGCCTTCATCGAGGCCAACCCGCGCCTCCAGGTCGAGCACACCGTGACTGAGGAAGTCACTGGCATCGACCTTGTCCGGCTCCAGTTGGAGCTTGCCGCGGGCGCGACGCTCAAGGAACTGCGGATGTGCCAGGCGGAGGTTCCGGCTCCGCGCGGCTATGCGATCCAGCTCCGCATCAACATGGAGTCGATGGGCGCGGACGGCAGCACGCGCCCGGCGGGCGGCACCCTGAGCGCTTTCGAGCCGCCCTCGGGGCCGGGCGTGCGCGTCGACACCTTCGCCTACGCCGGCTACACGACGAGTCCGAACTTCGACTCGCTGCTCGCCAAGCTGATCGCGCATTCACCGTCGTCGGAGTTCTCGGCCGCTATCGCGAGGGCCTACCGGGCGCTGTGCGAGCTCAGGATCGAAGGCGTGGCGACGAATATCGGCTTCCTCCTCAACCTGCTGCGCCATCCCGATTTCGCCGCCAACCGCCTGTACACCAACTTCATCGAGGACCACATCGCGGAGCTGGTCGCGCCCGCCGACGCGCACCATCGGCGGCTCTTCTTCGACGGCGGCGCGGGCGCGCGGGCCTCGGCCGCGGGAGCGCCGCGGCTTGCCGGCGCGCGGATCGATTCGGTCGATCCGCTCGCCGTGCTCCATCACGGCAAAAGCGGCGCCGCAGCGGCGCCGACCGCGTCGTTCGCCTTGTCCGCGGGCGGCGCGCCCGCGCCCATCCCCGCGATCGCCGGGCCGCCGGGGACGGTTGCGGTTGCGGCACCGATGCAAGGCACGATCGTCTCGATCGACGTGCGCGAGGGCGACCAGGTCCATCGCGGGCGCCAGCTCTTCGTGATGGAAGCGATGAAGATGGAGCACGTCATCCGCGCCCACGTGAGCGGAATCGTCCGCCGCATCGCGGTCGCCGAGCGCGACGCCGTCTTCGAGGGCCATCCGCTCGCCTTCATCGAGGAGGCCGAAGTCTCCGTCGCCGAAAGCGAGGCGGCGGAGGCCGTCGATCCCGACTACATCCGGCCCGACCTTGCCGCCGTGCACGAGCGCCACCACATCGGACTCGACGCCGCGCGCCCCGACGCCGTCGAGCGCCGGCGCAGGACCGGCCAACGCACCGCGCGCGAGAATATCGAGGATCTCTGCGACCCGGGCAGCCTCGTCGAGTATGGGCCGCTGGTGATCGCGGCGCAGCGCCGGCGCCGCTCGATCGAGGACCTGATAAAGCGTACCCCGGCCGACGGGATGATCGCGGGCATCGGCCGCGTCAACGGCGAGCTGTTCGACGAGTCGCGTTCGCGCTGCGCGGTGATGTCGTACGACTACACCGTGCTCGCCGGCACCCAGGGCTCGCAGAACCATCGCAAGAAGGACCGCCTCTTCGAGCTCGCCGAGAAATGGCGGCTGCCGGTGGTGGTCTTCGCCGAGGGCGGGGGCGGACGTCCCGGCGACACCGACGGCCTCGCCTTCGCCGGTCTCGATTGCATGGCGTTCCATTATTTCGGGCGGCTAAGCGGGCTGGTGCCGTTGGTCGGGATAACCTCGGGGCGATGCTTCGCCGGCAACGCGGCGCTGCTCGGATGTTGCGACGTGATCATCGCGACCGCCGGGTCGAATATCGGGATGGGCGGGCCGGCGATGATCGAGGGGGGCGGGCTGGGCATCTTCCGGCCCGAGGAGGTCGGTCCGATGGAGGTGCAGGTGCCAAACGGCGTGGTCGACGTGCCGGTCGCCGACGAGGCCGAAGCAGTGCGCGTCGCCAAGAAGTACCTCAGCTATTTCCAAGGGCCGCTTCCGCGATGGGAGTGCGCCGACCAGCGCCTGCTGCGCGGACTGATTCCGGAAAACCGCCTGCGCGTCTATGACGTCCGCGCCGTGATTGAGACGCTCGCCGATCGCGGCTCGGTGCTCGAGTTGCGCCGGCAATTCGGGCTGGGGATGGTCACCGCGCTCATCCGGGTCGAAGGGCGTCCGCTGGGATTGGTCGCCAACAACCCGGTCCATCTGGCCGGCGCGATCGACAGCGCGGCGGCGGACAAGGCCGCCCGCTTTATGCAGCTGTGCGACGCCTTCGACCTTCCGATCCTGTTTTTGTGCGACACGCCCGGCATCATGGTGGGCCCGGAGGTGGAGAAGACCGCGCTGGTGCGGCACGCGGCGCGGATGTTCGTCATCGGCGCGAGCCTGAGCGTGCCGTGTTTCACGATCATCCTGCGCAAAGGCTACGGGCTGGGGGCGCAGGCGATGGCGGCGGGGAGCTTCAAGGCCCCGTTCTTCACCGTGGCATGGCCGACCGGCGAGTTCGGCGGGATGGGGCTCGAGGGGGCCGTGAAACTCGGCTACCGCAACGAGCTGGCGGCGGTCGACGATGCGGCCGAGCGCAAGGCGCTGTTCGACAAGATGGTGGCCAAGATGTATGAGTCGGGCAAGGCGCTCAACGTCGCCTCGCACTTCGAGTTCGACGACGTCATCGACCCGCTCGACTCGCGCAAATGGATAATGACGGCGCTGCGCAGCGCGCCGCCGCCTGCCCCGCGCACGGGCAAGAAGCGCACCTGCATCGACACATGGTAAGCTGACCGCGCCCTGCACAATGGGGGCCTGGTTCGCTCCTCTACTCCGAGGGAAGGGCCAGGGAGAGGTGAGGCACCGCGTTTGCCGTGTGCGCGCGGGCGGGCTAAGTTAGGCGCGCTCAACAAACCCGTGGAGGTAGCCCAATGCAAAGCTGGAAAATCGGCGACGTTCGGATCACCAGGCTCCAGGAACAGCAGCCGGTATGGCCGGGCACCATGATCACCGCCAACGCGACCGTCGACGCGATCAAGGGCGAACGCGAATGGCTCGCCCCCTTCATCGACGACAGCGGCAAGATCCTGCTCAGCATTCACGCCCTGCTGGTCGAATCCGAGGGCCGGCGCATCATCGTCGATACTTGCGTCGGCAACGACAAGCCGCGCCCCAATTTCAAGGACTTCAACATGCTGCACACGCCGTTTCTGGCCGATCTTGAAAAGGCCGGCGTGTCGCGCGATTCGGTGGACACCGTCGTCTGCACCCATCTCCATCTCGACCACGTCGGATGGAACACGATGCTGGTCAACGGGCGCTGGCAGCCGACCTTCCCCAAGGCGCGCTACATGATGTGCGAGCGCGAGTGGGAGCACTGGTCGAAGTTCGATGGTCTGGCCGACTTCAAGCTGCCCATCGACGACTCGGTGCGCCCGGTGATCGAGGCCGGGCAGGCCGAGCTGGTCGAGCCGGGGCGCAGGTTGACCGGCGAGGTCTGGCTGGAGCCGACCCCCGGCCATACGCCGGGCCATACCAGTGTGCGGATCTCCTCGCGCGGCGAGAACGCGGTCATCACCGGCGATATGATCCACCATCCGATCCAGGTCGCTCATCCCGAGTGGGTCTGCGAGTTCGACACCGACCCGGCGATGGCCTCCGATACGCGCAGAAAGTTCGTCGAGCGCTACTGCGACCAGCCGGTGCACGTCATCGGCACCCATTTCGCCGGACCGACCTCCGGGCACATCGTGCGCCGCGGCGGCAAGTTCGTCTTCGAAAAGTAGCTGGCCTGTCGCACGGCGGTAGGGCAATCGGCGGGGCGGTGCTCTGGTTCCGCCCCGCGCTTTTTCGATAACGGGGGAACCCTTTTAATCGCGCCGGCCCCTGCGGTGGCGCGGGCCTGCGCAGGGCGCGCGGGATGGCCGGGGACGCTAAGGATTGAATTCCGAGTAGTCGCGCAGAGTATAGCGCAGGGCAAAGCCGTGCGGATTGTCGATCGCCTCGTCGAGCGTGAAGTCGACCACGCGCTCGGCGCCTGCAATCGCCGCCGCCCGCGCCGGATGCCAGTCGATCGCGGCCAGACCGGTCAGTTGGAGCGTGCGTCCGCTTTCGAAATCGACGAACAACAACCCCGCGCGCGGGTTGGCCGCGATATTGCCCAGCGTGTTGAACATCCGGTTGCCCGCGTAGTCGGGGATCGCGAGGCGGCCGGCGTCGATTACGCGCACAAAGCCGGGATTGCCGCCGCGATGGGAGACGTCGGCGCCGGCCCTGGGATGGTCGGTCGCGATGAACATCGTGTCGGCGCGTGCGATGAGCCGTTGATGCTCGGGCGAGAGCTGCTTGCACTTGACCGCGGCTGATGATCCCCCGGTGGCGGACCAAGCCTGCCTGCCGACTAACACGCGCGCCTGTATGTAGCGCGGGCAGTTGCCGTACACCTGCTCGGGACGCACGATGATGGCGGCGCCGTCGGCGATCTGGCCCCAGCCATTGAGCCGCAGTCGTCGGCGCGCTGCAAACTCCGGGATTAGCATCGCGACGTGGGACCGTCCGTTGAGATTGCCGAGCAGCGGATCGCCGACGGGCGGCAGCGCGGCGATTCGCATGGTGTCGCCTTCGAGCACGCGCATGAAGCCGGGTTCGCCAGTGATGACCGATACCCATGGGCGGCCGGCCTGGTCAATCGTTCCCAGGACCGCCAGTGGCTGGCGCGCGACAAACTCGCACCGCTCGGGCGCGATGGTGGCGCGGATGCCGCCGCCGATCTTGGCCGCCATCTCGCGTCCGCCGGCGCGCGTCTGTACCGCGATTTCGCCCTCGTGGAATTTCATCGCGCGATGCGGGCCCCTCAGCCATCGGATAGGGCCATGCAGCCTGATAGCGTAAAATCCGTACGACGGGAACCGCGCCAAATATCGCCGGCGTGGCCGCCCGCGCGCGCATCCCGAAAACACCGAGGCTCGCGATGACACCGCCGATCGATTCGCCCAGTCCGGTCGTCTTCCTGCTCGACGTGGACAACACGCTGCTCGACAACGACCGGGTGACCGAAGACCTCAAGCGCTTTCTCGTCCGCGAAGTCGGCGCCGGGCCGCAGGAGCGCTACTGGACGATCTTCGAGGCGCTGCGCCAGGAGCTGGGCTACGCGGACTACCTCGGTGCGCTCCAGCGCTATCGCGTCGAGCATCCACACGACACCCATCTGCTGGCCGTTTCCGCCTACCTGGTGGACTACCCGTTCGCCAACCGGCTCTATCCCGGCTCGCTCGACGTGATCGATCATCTGGGAGCCTTCGGGCCGACAGTCATCCTCTCAGACGGCGACGTGGTCTTCCAGCCGCGCAAGGTCGCGCGCTCGGGGCTGTTCGAGGCGGTCGAGGGCCGGGTGCTCATTTACATCCACAAGGAGCAGGAACTGGGCGAGGTCGAGCGGCGCTATCCGGCCGCGCACTATGTGCTGGTTGACGACAAGATTCGGATCCTGACGGCGGTGAAGAAGGTATGGGGCGTGCGGGTGACCACGGTCTTTCCGCGCCAGGGCCATTACGCGCACGGGGCCGACGTCGCCGGCTATCCGCCAGCGGACCTCACGATCGCGCGCATCGGCGAGCTGGTCAATTACGAGCTGCCCGCGCTGCTCAACGCGGCGCGCGTGGGCGAGCGCACATGAGGGCTCACCCGGACGCTGCGAGCTCGCGGCCGCATAGCTCCTCGAGCGAGGCGAACGCCGAGCCCATCGCGGCCGCGCTTGCCGCCAGTTCATCCGGCGCGCCACCGAGGCGGGCGAGCACGGCCTCGACCGCGTCGTGAAAGCCGGTCGGCTTGATCGCAAATCCACGGCTTTCGGCGAACGCGCCCTTCTCGTTGACGTAGTAGCGGCGGTTGAGCGCGTAGAGCACCAGCGTCATCAGGCCGGCCGCGCAGAACAGGCATCCCGCGGCGTACATCGTGTCGCCGCGGCCCGCCGGCCCGGCCGCGATCGAGATTTCGAAGCGGGCGTCGAACAGATGCTTTTCGATAAGCGCGCGGCGCATCGCCGCCGGATACTGCGCGCACAGCCGCTTGAGCCGCGCAAGCTCGTCGCCGGGGTCGTGGAGCGGCCGGCAAAAGAAAATCTCGCCCACGTAGATCTGGGTCTGGAAGCCCAGCGGATGGCCGAGCTGATAAACCGCTCCGGGCTTGCCGTCGCCACAGAGCCCGATTACCTCGCGCACGCGGGCAAGGTTGCGATAGAGGAAATCCACCTGGCGGCCGTCGATCACGAGCCAGCCGCCGCCGTTCACCCCCTCGCCCCAGTCGCCGAAGCTGGTGACGAGCCGCTGGGCGTGGCGATCGTCAAGCTCTGATGCCGCCGTGTCGAGCTCCTCGGGCGAGAAGGCGGCGTCGGGCTCGTAGTAGAGCGCGATATCGACGTCCGAATCGGGCCGCGCAATCCCGCGCACCCACGAGCCGCCAAGTGCGATCGCTTCGATGCCCTGGACCCGGATGAGCCGCGCGGCAACGCGCTCGCACAGCGCGCGCAGCCACTGCGGCAGGTCCGGTCTAGGCGCCCATCGCTTTTCGGGGTTCTGCTCCACGCACGCCGATCGCGCCGGCAGCGCGCATCCGCTCGACCTCCACGGTGCTGAAGCCCCAATCCCGCAGTGCCTCCTCCGTATGCTCGCCGGGGCGCGCGGGCGGGCGCTGAATCGCGCTCGGCGTGCGCAGGAAACGCGGCGCCGGCGCCGGCTGCACCACGCCCTCGTACTCGACAAAGGTCGAGCGATGGCGGTTGTGCGGATGCTTGGGCGCCTCTTCGAGGCTCAGCACGGGGGCGAAGCAAACCTCGCTGCCCTCCATGATGCGGCACCACTCGTCACGCGTCTTGGTCTTGAAGATCGCGCGCAGGCGCTGCTGCATCGCCTCCCATGCGGCACGGTCATTCTGGCGCGGGAGCTTCTCGCCCTCCAGCCCGGTCAGGCGCAGCAGCTCGGCGTAGAACTTGCTCTCGATCGAGCCGATCCCGACGTACTTGCCGTCGCTGGTCTCGTACACGTTGTAGTAGTGAGAGCCGGTATCAAGGATGTTCTCGCCGCGCTTGTCGCTCCAGATCCCCGCGCCGAACAGGCCGTAGATCGCCGTCATCAGCGAGGCCGCGCCGTCGATCATTGCGACGTCGACCACCTGGCCCTTGCCCGACTTGCTCGCCTCGAACATCGCGGCGACTACTCCCAGCGCGAGGTAAACCCCGCCGCCGCCAAAGTCGCCGACCAGGTTGAGCGGCGGAACCGGCGCTTCGCCCTTGCGCCCAATCGCATGAAGCGCGCCGGTGAGCGCGATGTAGTTGATGTCGTGGCCGGCGGCGAGGGCGAGCGGCCCCTCTTGGCCCCATCCGGTCATCCGCCCGTACACCAGGCGCGGATTGCGCGCCAGGCACACGTCGGGCCCGAGTCCCAGGCGTTCCATTACCTTCGGGCGGAAGCCCTCGATCAGCGCGTCGGCCTTCTCGATCAGCTTGAGGGCAAGCTCGGTGCCCTCACGCCGCTTGAGATCGACCGCGACCGAGCGGCGGCTGCGGCCAAGCAGGTTGTACTTGGATTCGGTCTGGATGCCGAGGCTGGCGTCCTCGGCACGGTCGATGCGCAGGACCTCGGCGCCCATGTCCGCGAGCAGCATCGCGCACATCGGTGCCGGTCCGATGCCGGCGAACTCGACGATTCTACAGCCTGACAGCACTCCCATCGTGGTGGCCTCCTGCCTAGTCATTAGCACCAAGATGGAGCAATGAAAAAGCGGCGCGGCAGCCCCTCTGGCCGCCGCGCCGCCGTCTTCATCCCGAAAATCCGGTTTGCTCAGTCCTGCGGCTTAACCAGCAATCCGAGCGCGCGCACGACAATTTTGTCGGCGGTGTTCCCGGTCTGGATGCGCAGGCTCAGCAGCACCGAGCCGTTTTTCGACTGGATCGGGGGTGAAGCGAGGGCGCTATCGACGCAGGTCGGCCCGCTGGCATCCTGCTGCGTCGGGTCGTCGAGCAGCACCAGCGCAGTGCTCGGCGGATCCTGGACCTGGGCAAGCCGGATCTGATCGATGAAGCTGCCGTTCGGACCCGGATCCGACAGCTCGTAGCACAGATGGACGCCGAAGATGGTGGTCTTCTGCTGCAGCTCAAGCGCCATCTGGACCACTTTGTTGCCGTTGAACGAATCGGTGTCGCCAAGCGTGCTCGAAGTGATGACGAGCCCCGTAAGTCCGCTGCCTACGCCCGAGCTGGTCGAGAGCGCGGAGGTGGAAGTCACCGACGGATCTCCCGGCAACAGGTCGAAATGGTTGACCCACTGTACGTTCAGTCGCCGGTGATGCTCGCCGTCGGCGCGAGCGGCGCGCGGTGCGGCCAGCGCAAGCAGCGCGTAAGCTACCAGGGAACCGGCAAACAGACGTACCCCCGCATGGCGCGACCATGCTCCGTTCATTCTCTGTCCTCCCAAGTTAGGCACCTGCGGTGCGTGATTGCGCCGGCTCGAGCGAGCGACGCCGGCGTGGAAAGCGCAGCGAGCATGCGCTATGCCATGCCGCGCGCGTGGCAGGGATTAGATTGGGTCAGAAAAGGACGGCGCGGATGAGACGCGCGGGGGCATGCGTTGCAAGAGCGCAGCAAGCGCGGCGGATCCGCCTCGCCACCGTGGGCCTCGACACGCTTCGCACCGCACGCTAACCGAACCGAGCCCGCGGCGCGCGGGAATCGATGTGCGTTACTCGCCAAACAGCGGCGATTTGGCCTTGGCGTAGGTCAGTTTCTGCACCAGCTTGTCGCCGCGGAAGTGCAGCAGGTCGAGTCCGCGCCAAAAGGTTGGCTCGCCCTTCATCAGCAGCGTGCAGCGCCAGCTCGCCATCACCTTGCCCGTCTCGGCATCGGCGAACAGGTCCTCGTCGAGGAACTTCATCGCGCCCCAGCGCCCGGCGAACTGTGGCTCGAAGGCGGCGCGGATCGCGGCCCTGCCGACGTTGCGCTTGCCGTTGAACTCGTCATAGACGGCGTCGTCGGCGAAGAACGCCATCACGGCGTCGAGGTCGTTGCGGTTGAAGGCATCGAGGAAGCGGCGGCTGAGCGTGACAAGCTGGTTGCGATCCATAGGCCTCCTCCGAATCGTGAGCTGTGCACTGACGGACGGCGGGACGTCGGGCGCCCCGCCGCCCGATGGTCGTGATCTACGGCAGGCTGCGGGCCTTCTTGAAGGCGTCGCGCCCGAGGCACTTTTGCATCCAGGCCCCGACTGCGGGCACGCCGCTCATGTCGATCTTCGCCAGCATCGCGAAGCTCATGATCGCCGAGAGGTTGAGGTCGGCGATCGTGAAGTCCTTGCCTAACAGGTAGTCGCGCCCCTTGAGCGCGCCGTCGAGCACCGCCAGCGGTGCCTTCATCGCCTCGGCCGCCTGCTGGGCGGCCTGCTCGTTGCGCTGTTCGGGCGGCAGCAGCATACGGTTGCGCAGGATCGTGACCAGATGCGGCTCGGCCTCGGTCATTCCCCAGAAGCTCCACTGGAAGGCATGGCCGCGGTCCTCGGCCGAGGCCGGCCACAGCGGCGGCTTGCCGTACTTGGAGGCAAGATAGAGGTTGATCGCCATCGACTCCCA from Candidatus Binataceae bacterium includes the following:
- a CDS encoding glutathione S-transferase family protein yields the protein MLKLYGTSKSRSARCLWALEELGLKYEHVPTEVAKAKSPDNLRLNPNGHIPVLEEDGQVFWESMAINLYLASKYGKPPLWPASAEDRGHAFQWSFWGMTEAEPHLVTILRNRMLLPPEQRNEQAAQQAAEAMKAPLAVLDGALKGRDYLLGKDFTIADLNLSAIMSFAMLAKIDMSGVPAVGAWMQKCLGRDAFKKARSLP